A segment of the Halovivax limisalsi genome:
TCTCGGTATCGAGTGGGTAGAGCGTCCGGGGGTCGACCACCTCGACGTCGGCGTCGATCTCGTCGACCGCGTCGAGCGTCTCGCGGAGCATCGATCCCCAGGCGACGACCGTGACGTCCTCGCCCGGCTCGACCACGCGCGCCTCGCCGAGGGGGATCTCGTGGTCGTCGGGCACGTCCTCGCGGACCGAGCGGTACAGCCGCGTGGGTTCCATGAACACGACCGGGTCCGGGTCGCGGATCGCGCTCCGCAGCAGCCCCGCCGTCTCGGCCGGTGAGGCGGGGAAGACGACCTGGAGGCCGGGCACGTGGGCGAACCCCGCCTCGAAGCTCTCGGAGTGCAGTTCGAGCGCGTGGATGCCGCCGCCGTACGGCGTGCGGATCGTCATGGGACAGGAGATCGTCCCGCGCGAGCGACTCCGGATGCGGGCGACGTGCTGGGCGAGCTGGTGAAAGCCCTGGTAGAGGAAGCTCTGGAACTGGATCTCCGGGACGGGGCGCAACCCCGTCGCGGCGAGCCCGACGCCCACGCCGACGATGCCCGCCTCCGCGACCGGGGCGTCGAACACGCGGTCCGGATGGTCCTCGATCAGTCCCTCCGTCGCGCGAAAGACGCCGCCCGCCCGGCCGACGTCCTCGCCGTAGACGAGGACGGCGTCGTCCCGCTCCAGTTCCGCGCGCAGCGTCTCGCGAACCGCCTCGACCATCCGGAGGCGCTCAGCCACCCCGCTCACCCCCGCGCCCGTCCGCCTCGTTCGTTCGCCCGGACGACTCGCCGCTCCGCTCGCCAGCCTCGTTCCCTCGCGCTTCGGCCTCCGTTGCCCGCTCGTCCGCCTCGATCCGCCGCTCGAACGCCGCCCGCTGGGCCTCGAGTTCGGGCGGCGGATCGTCGTAGACGTAGCGGAACATGTCCGCCGGGTCGATCTCCTCGCGCGCCGCCCGCGCCCGATCGATCGCGTCTGCGATCTCGGTCTCGATCCGCTCGTCGATCGCCGACTCGGTTTCGTCGTCGAGGATCCCGCGTTCCTCGAGGTACAGCTGGAAGCGGACGATCGGGTCGCGCGCCTCCCACTCCGATTCCTCCTCGGCCTCGCGGTAGACGCTGGGGTCGTCGGAGGTCGTGTGCATCGAGCGCCGGTAGGTCAGCGCCTCGATCAGGAGCGGGTCGCCGTGGCGCGCCTGCTCGATCGCCGCCTTCGCCACGCGGTAGACGCCCAGCACGTCGTTGCCGTCGACGCGGATCCCCTCTATCCCCGCCGCGACGGCCTTCTGGGCGAGCGTCTCCGCGGCGGTCTGGTGCTCGAGTCGCGTCGAGATGGCGTAGCGGTTGTTCTGGCAGACGAAGACGGTCTGGGCGTCGTAGACGCCCGCGAAGTTGAGGGCCTCGTAGACGTCGCCCTCGCTGGTGGCACCGTCGCCGAAGTAGGTGACCGCGACGGCGTCCAGGCCCTGGAGGGCCTCGCCCCAGCCGACGCCGACGGCGTGCAGCGGCTGGCTGCCGACGGGGATGGCCGGCGGCAGCGCACCCTCGCCGCCCGGGACCTCGGCGCCCTCCTCCATCCCCATCGCGTACTGGAGGATCGCTTCCGGCGGCGTGTCGCGGACCAGCAAGGCCGGCTGTTCGCGGAAGGAGGGGACGATCCAGTCCCCCTCGGCCATGGCGAACGCGCTGCCCACCTGGGCCGCCTCCTGCCCGATCGCGGGGGCGTACGTGCCGAGTTCGCCGCGACGCTGCAGCGAGATCGCGCGCTCGTCGAGCCGGCGCGAGCGCTTCATCCCCTCGTACAGGTCCAGCAACCCCTCGTCGGTCAACTCGGGAACCATCGATTCGTCGACCGTGCCGTCCGCCGCGAGCACCTGGACGGACTGGATAGAGAACTCCGCGACGTCCTCGCGAGCCATAGCGGGAGTACGGCGGCGGGGCTGGTAATGGGGAGACTTGCATTCGAGCGAGCGGATCGCTCGATCCCGTTCCTCGCGGACGACGGAACCGCCCTCGCGAGCCCGGCGGCCGGTCGAGGAGCGGCCACCTCGCTCCGGACACTGCAGGCAGCACCGGTTTCCAGCGCAGCGGCGCACCCTCAACGCATGGTCCACCAGCTATCCGAGGACGACGTCGGCAAGCGCGTCGAGGATCCGGGCGGCACGGCGATCGGCTACATCGTCGCCGTCGAGGGCGACACGCCGTACGTCGAAGCGGATCCCGACCTGACGGACTCGATCAGAGCCGCCCTCGGCTGGCGCGGCGACGAATCGGAAGCGGTCCCCATCGCGCCGGACGCCGTCGAGACGGTCACCGACGATGCCGTCCGCCTCCGAGAGCAGGTCGACGACGGCGACGAACTCCGCGACGGTGACGGCGCCCTCGGGGACGCCGACGAGGGCCTCACCGAGCGCGATATCGGCGCCGGGGCCACCGCCGCCGGCGTTCCCGTCGACGCCGATCGAGCGACGGACGAGGCCGACCCGGGACGATCGCGAGCCTCCGACCGTGATACGGGGACGGACGTCGAATCGACGCGCGAGAAGGCGGACGATCCGGGCGGGTCGGGCGACTCGACAGAACGAGCCGACTCGAGCGAGCCGGACGCGCACGACCTGGAGACCGAAACCGACCTCGATCGAGCCCAGCGCCAGCTCACCCGCGCGAGCGAGGCCGCCGACGAACCCGTCCAGGACCACGTCGACTCGGTGCAGGCCGGCATCCGCGAGGAACGACTCGACGACGACGTTCCGCCGAAGCTCGATCGCATCGAGGAACTGGCCACCAAACTCGACGAGCTGGCGGCCGAGGAAGCGCCGGGGCCGGTCGCGGATCGAATTCGACGGAGCCGGGATCACCTTCGCGAGTACCTCGCAGATCGGGAATCGTCTGAGTGATTCGCAGGCCCCATCACCGGCGGCCGATCGGGTTCGGCTACGTACCTCCAGATCGTTACTCTCGGGCCGGACTGGACGAGGAACTCGTGCCGGCGCAGTCGGCGGGCTGACCCCGTTCTCACCGATGGCGCACGGCTTCTCCCGCCAAGTTATAGAAGCCAAAATATACCGCAATTCAAATTCTAATTTCTATATTTGGCGAAGGCGGGAACAATAACAGAGATATTGATGCCCGATTTCCGGCTGTAAGCCGTATTTCGGCTCCAAGGAGGTGCCTGAAGCGCCACCACCCGCGCAGGAAGCTGGTGCGGGCAGTCTCGATCCCCGGCACCCTCGTTCGCGGTCGTCCGTTCCATTAATACCCGATATGAGGCAATTCCCAACGGATATCGGCACTTCGCGGGCGGCGAGAGGATGCCGCCACTGGCAGCCGCCCGTATATAAATATATGTGATCATTCTTTGAGTCTATTTTTGTCTTGTAGTGGTTTCAGTTCCGCATCCGGCACTCAGTTGGCGTCGGTTCCCGATGCGACCCGGTTGCCACGGATTGGCGAGCGGCCAGGCGATACTCGTCCGGCGCGCTCGCCGATCCGGCGGCCACACGAACCGCGATGGGTCGGGACTGCGGCCAGCACGAGTCCCGCCGTCGTGATACCGCGGTTGCGGCTGCGTACCCAGAACAACCCGGGCCCCGAAGCCGACAGATTGGGTGCCGACGGCGCGACCGCCGCTGCGAGCCACCGTCGGCGGCGGAAACGCCGTGTTTATGCAACCGCGAGCGGAACGGGTGCACCAGCGTGTCCATCGGCCGCACCGTGTTCGGGGACGAGGCGACGGTCCTGTCCGAGCGGAACTTCCAGCTCCTGCTCTTGACGGCCCTGTTTCCCGTCCTGGGAACGGCGCTCGTCTCGCCCATCCTCGACGCGGTGATCGACCCGTTCGGGACGAGCGCCGCGAACGTCGGCTTGATGATGTCGTTCGTCACGGCGCCGGCGATCGTCCTCATTCCGGCCGCCGGGGCGCTCGCCGATCGCTACGGTCGGAAGCCGCTCCTCGCCGGCTCGCTGATCTGCTTCGGCGCCGCCGGGGCGAGTATCGCGCTGACGACCGACTTTCGCGTCGTTCTCGCTCTTCGCTTCGTCCAGGGGGTCGGCTACGCCGGGCTCGCCCCGATCATCACGACCTGTATCGGTGACATGTACGACGGCGCCCGGGAATCGACCGGGCAGGGGATCCGCATGACGGCGAACGGGTTCAGCGGCGCGACCATGCCGCTACTGTCCGGCGTGCTGGTCGGCGTCGCCTGGCAGTTTCCCTTTCTGCTCTACGCCGTCGCCATCCCCGTCGGGGGCGTCGTCTGGCTGTGGTTCGAGGAACCGACGGCGACTGGAGCGACTGCGGGGCGACCGGATAGCGGGCGGTCGTATTACGCGACGCTGGCCGAATTTCTCGGGAACCCACGCGTCGTCGCGGTTCTCGTGGGCCGGTCGCTCCCCGTCGTCGTCTGGATCGCCTTCATCACGTACAACTCGCTGGTCGTCGTGCGGTTGCTCGGCGGGACGGTGATTCAGGCCGGGCTGTTGGCCGCGCTGGGCAACGCCGTCTACGCACTGGCCGGCGCGCAGGCGGGACGCATCACGTCGGTCTTCGGCTCCCGGTACCGGCCGCTGCTCGTGGGGAACGGGTTCCTCGCGGTCGGATGGGGCTTCTTCGTCCTCGCTCCGACGCTCCCGGTCGCGACCGCGGGCGTCGTCTCGATGGGAATCGGATTCGGGATCACGGTCACGCTGTTCCGGAGCCTCGTCACCGCCCTCGCGCCGACCGATCTCAGGGCCGGGCTGGTCGGGCTCGGCTCGATGGGCTCTCGGCTCCTGACGACCGTCACGCCGATCGCCATCGGAGGCGGTGTCGCCCTCGCCGAATCCACGGTTGGCTTCGCGTCGGCGTTGCGCGTCGCGGGACTCGGGGTCGTGTTGTTCAGCGTCTGCGTCTGCGTCGGCTGCGTGATCTTCGTCTACGCCGCTACCGACCGCCCGCTCGACGACGGGGACGTGGGACCCGGAATTCAGTGACGGGAACACGCCGCGTTCCTTTCGATTGCGGGCCGAGACCGCCGGGGCCGGGAGAGTGAAGCACGTCTCGTCGGAGGGTGACCGCGGCCGCCTGTGCCCGTCGGACGAGCGTCCCGATCGGGAGGTCGACGGCGCCCCGGTGGCACACTATCGGTTCTCAAGGCGTCGGGTAGTCCGGAATGCCGTCCTCGACGCGGACGTCGACGATTGCGACGTCGCCGGCTTCAACCGCGTCGATCGCCGCCGACAGCGTGGATTCGAGCGCGTCCGGATCCGCGACCGTCGCGCCGAACCCGTCCCAGACGTCGGCGACTGACGCGTAGTCGGGGTCCGGTTCGATCGCCGAGCCGTAGTACGTGTCCGTCTGCTCCGCCCACCCGTCGCCGTAGCGTTGCTGGAGGCTGAACTTCATCGACTCGTAGGCGCCGTTATTGAACAACACGACGAGCAGCGGAAGGTCGTACTCCTGGGCGGTCCCGAGCGCGGCCACGACGGAGTTGTAGTGGAACGACCCGTCTCCCATCAGGACGGTCGCCAGGCGATCCGGACGGGCGAGTTTCGCTCCCAGGGCGACGCTGAGTCCCGTTCCAAGCCCGCCTCTGTTCGCCCGCGAAACGAACAGATCGTTGCGCCCGTGCGATCCGACGATGTTCGAAACCGCGGGGGTGTGAACGATGACCTCGTGGAAGACCATCGCATCACGAGGGAGCGTCTCGTTGACGGTATGACAGAGCAGGCACGGGTCGATCGGCGTCTTCCGCTCGCCCGCACGAATCGCCCCGTCCCAGCGACGCTGCCAGGCGTCGTGGGCGGCCGACCAGTCGATCGACCGGCTCCCCTCGTGGGCCGCCGTTCGCTCGCGGAGCGTCGCCAGTAGCCGGGACGGGGCGGCGGTGACCAGCAGATCGGCCGGATAGTTCCAGTACCCGAATTTTTCCTGGACGGGTTCCTCGTGGACCACGACGATCTCCGCGTCCGACGGCGCTCCGTCGTGCGGCGGGTACCACGGCGTCTTCGCGTCGAGCACGAGGACGAGATCGACGTCGGAGTGGTGATACAGCTCGTCGGCGCCCGGCTGGTCGAGGGTCGCTCCCATGTACAGCGGGTGGTCCATCGGGAAGTTGTTCGTCTTTCGCTGGGTCTCGAACACCGGCGTGTGGAGGTGTTCGGCCAGATCGACCAGCGCCGCCCGATCCGCGTTCGACCGCCCGAGCCGGCTGGTGAGGATGACGGGGTTGGCCGCCGCTTCGAGCGTCGAGACGATCCGTTCGATCGCGTCCTCGTCGGGCGCCGGCGGCGTCGCGGGCGCGAGTTCCGGGAGGTGCACCTCGGTCTTGTCCCGGTCGTGGGAGAGTTCCATCGAGATGTTCAGCAACACCGGCCCCTCGGGGCTGGCGTTCGCGATCCGGAACGCACGTGCGAGGCGACGTTCGGCGTTGTCGTTCGTATCGAGGTTGGCGATCCACTTCGTGTACCGGGCGACGTTGTTCTCGTGGCCGCCCGGCGGGTGATAGCCGAAGTAGTACGGTCCCGCCGTGCCGCCGAACTGCTCGTTCTCGTGGGTCGCGCTGTGGGATCCGAGGAGGAGCATCGGTACGGAACTCTGGTAGGCCGTGTTGATATCCATCGCCGCGTGGAGCGGCCCGGAACTCCCGTGGAGTT
Coding sequences within it:
- a CDS encoding thiamine pyrophosphate-dependent enzyme, with product MDESVRREPVDGAAEAYLRVFADQGVEYFFNSPGSDDSPYWEFLAKHDATEESTARSVPTHMNCRHEDVAVNMARGYTTMTGDPQVVKLHGSSGPLHAAMDINTAYQSSVPMLLLGSHSATHENEQFGGTAGPYYFGYHPPGGHENNVARYTKWIANLDTNDNAERRLARAFRIANASPEGPVLLNISMELSHDRDKTEVHLPELAPATPPAPDEDAIERIVSTLEAAANPVILTSRLGRSNADRAALVDLAEHLHTPVFETQRKTNNFPMDHPLYMGATLDQPGADELYHHSDVDLVLVLDAKTPWYPPHDGAPSDAEIVVVHEEPVQEKFGYWNYPADLLVTAAPSRLLATLRERTAAHEGSRSIDWSAAHDAWQRRWDGAIRAGERKTPIDPCLLCHTVNETLPRDAMVFHEVIVHTPAVSNIVGSHGRNDLFVSRANRGGLGTGLSVALGAKLARPDRLATVLMGDGSFHYNSVVAALGTAQEYDLPLLVVLFNNGAYESMKFSLQQRYGDGWAEQTDTYYGSAIEPDPDYASVADVWDGFGATVADPDALESTLSAAIDAVEAGDVAIVDVRVEDGIPDYPTP
- a CDS encoding alpha-ketoacid dehydrogenase subunit beta translates to MAERLRMVEAVRETLRAELERDDAVLVYGEDVGRAGGVFRATEGLIEDHPDRVFDAPVAEAGIVGVGVGLAATGLRPVPEIQFQSFLYQGFHQLAQHVARIRSRSRGTISCPMTIRTPYGGGIHALELHSESFEAGFAHVPGLQVVFPASPAETAGLLRSAIRDPDPVVFMEPTRLYRSVREDVPDDHEIPLGEARVVEPGEDVTVVAWGSMLRETLDAVDEIDADVEVVDPRTLYPLDTETIVASVRDTGRCVVVHEAPKTAGMAGEIIARINEEAFYYLEAPVERVTGYDVPVPLFAREDAYLPDADRIEAGIRRALGDE
- the pdhA gene encoding pyruvate dehydrogenase (acetyl-transferring) E1 component subunit alpha, coding for MAREDVAEFSIQSVQVLAADGTVDESMVPELTDEGLLDLYEGMKRSRRLDERAISLQRRGELGTYAPAIGQEAAQVGSAFAMAEGDWIVPSFREQPALLVRDTPPEAILQYAMGMEEGAEVPGGEGALPPAIPVGSQPLHAVGVGWGEALQGLDAVAVTYFGDGATSEGDVYEALNFAGVYDAQTVFVCQNNRYAISTRLEHQTAAETLAQKAVAAGIEGIRVDGNDVLGVYRVAKAAIEQARHGDPLLIEALTYRRSMHTTSDDPSVYREAEEESEWEARDPIVRFQLYLEERGILDDETESAIDERIETEIADAIDRARAAREEIDPADMFRYVYDDPPPELEAQRAAFERRIEADERATEAEARGNEAGERSGESSGRTNEADGRGGERGG
- a CDS encoding DUF7553 family protein, encoding MGRLAFERADRSIPFLADDGTALASPAAGRGAATSLRTLQAAPVSSAAAHPQRMVHQLSEDDVGKRVEDPGGTAIGYIVAVEGDTPYVEADPDLTDSIRAALGWRGDESEAVPIAPDAVETVTDDAVRLREQVDDGDELRDGDGALGDADEGLTERDIGAGATAAGVPVDADRATDEADPGRSRASDRDTGTDVESTREKADDPGGSGDSTERADSSEPDAHDLETETDLDRAQRQLTRASEAADEPVQDHVDSVQAGIREERLDDDVPPKLDRIEELATKLDELAAEEAPGPVADRIRRSRDHLREYLADRESSE
- a CDS encoding MFS transporter is translated as MSIGRTVFGDEATVLSERNFQLLLLTALFPVLGTALVSPILDAVIDPFGTSAANVGLMMSFVTAPAIVLIPAAGALADRYGRKPLLAGSLICFGAAGASIALTTDFRVVLALRFVQGVGYAGLAPIITTCIGDMYDGARESTGQGIRMTANGFSGATMPLLSGVLVGVAWQFPFLLYAVAIPVGGVVWLWFEEPTATGATAGRPDSGRSYYATLAEFLGNPRVVAVLVGRSLPVVVWIAFITYNSLVVVRLLGGTVIQAGLLAALGNAVYALAGAQAGRITSVFGSRYRPLLVGNGFLAVGWGFFVLAPTLPVATAGVVSMGIGFGITVTLFRSLVTALAPTDLRAGLVGLGSMGSRLLTTVTPIAIGGGVALAESTVGFASALRVAGLGVVLFSVCVCVGCVIFVYAATDRPLDDGDVGPGIQ